The DNA region TGCACCGCCCTCAAGCCGCAGGGCCTCTCCCCTACCCAGTTGGCCGAGCTGGCCTATACCTTTGCCCTGGGCGGAATAGATATCGTCAAGGATGACCACGGCATCACCAACCAGCCCTACGCCCCCTTTGCCGAGCGGGTGTGGGCCATACAAAAAGCCATTGCCAGGGCCAACGCCGAAACCGGCGGCCACACCCTGTATGCCCCCATGCTGGCCGGTAGCCCCAAAACCCTGAGCAATAACCTGGCAATAGCCCGGCAAGCCGGGGTCAAGGTAATACTCACAGCACCCATGCTGCTTGGGCTTCCGGCCTTTCAGGAGCTTGTCGAGGAGCTGGGCCTGGCAGTGCTGGGGCATCCGGCTTTTGCTGGCCTACGCATTGCCCCGCCCCTTATGTTTGGAAAGCTTTTCCGGCTGCTGGGCGCCGACGCCATCATCTTTCCCAACTACGGGGGCCGCTTTGCCTACAGCAGCCAAACCTGCCTGGAGCTGGCCCAGGCTGCCCGGTCGTCCTGGGGGCCCATTCGCCCAGCCCTACCGGTTCCGGCAGGGGGCATGACCGTCGAACGGGTGGAGGAAATGCTGGGGTTTTATGGGCCCGACACCATGCTCCTGATCGGCGGCAACCTCCTGGCCGCAGGGGAAAAGCTACTCGAGCGCACCCGCGAGTTTGTGCAAAAAGTGGCGGCCAGCGTGGAAAAAATCTAGCGTTAGAATGAGAGCTATGACCTCGAGCAAAACCAAACGGGCTGCACATGGCTACACCTGGGAAGATGTAGAGGTGCTGGCCTATAAGTCGGAAGGAGTGGCCCCATTCAAGGGCGTAACCCGTCAGGTGCTTTTCAACGACCCCCAGCTTGCCGCCCAGTGGCGCTACTTCGAGGTAGCCCCTGGGGGACACACCACCCTCGAGCGCCACCAGCACGTACACGCCGTGATGGTCATCCGGGGACGGGGGGCCTGCTTGGTGGGGCAGGAGATACACAGCATCGGGCTGCACGATCTGATTCACATACCCCCCATGACCTGGCACCAGTTCCGCGCCAGCGAGAACGAGCCGCTGGGCTTCTTGTGCCTGGTCAACGCCGAGCGCGACCGGCCCCAGCTACCCGGGCCAGAAGAATTGCGGGCCTTAAGGCAAAACCCGGCTGTTGCCGAATTTATACAGGTCTGACCCCCTGCCTGTGATAAGGTGATGCCATGTCTAAGCGTGCCTCCGTCGAAGAAATCAGAACAAGCGAAAACCCCGAAGCACACCTCGAGCAGATTCGCAGCATTCTGTTTGGCCAGCAGATGCTGGAGTTCGAGCACAAGCTTCAGGGCCTGGAACAGCGCCTGCAGGAGCGAACCACCTGGCTCAACCAGGAACTGCTGGATCGCATCGCTGCGCTGGAAAACCGCCTGGTAGGGCTTTTGCAACAGGAAGCCGAGGAGCGCCAGATTGCCGACCAGGCCCTGCAGGGCAGCCTGGATACGGCGGTAGACAGCCTGGAAGACAGGCTGGCCTCCGAAATGAAGGAAATGCGGGCCGACCTGAAGGAGCAGGGCAAGGAGCTCAACAAAAAGCTCGACCAGCTGGCCTCGAGCCTGTACGCCGCCATCGAGGAGCTGCGCCTGCACAAAACCGACCGGGCCGCCCTGGCCGGCTTGTTGGTAAACCTGGCCCAAGCCCTGCAAAAAGACTAGACATGGCCCGTCCCTCGGACAACCTCGAGGCCCTGCGAAAGCTGCTGCTCGAGCCCGAACAACAAGCCCTGCAGGCCTTGCAAGACCCGGCCCGCTGGGAAGAGTGGGTCGCACAGGTTCTGCCGGAGGCCCTGCTCCGCCGTAGCCAGAGCGATAAAGCCTTGCAGTACGCCCTCAACCCCATCATCGAAGAAACCTTCCTGCGGCTGGTGCAGCGCAACCCCAAGCTGCTGGTGGATATTCTGTTTCCGGTGCTGCTGCCGGCCATTCGCCGCGCCGTAACCAGCCTGTTTGCCTCGCTCACGCAAAGCCTCAACCAAACCCTCGACCAGGTGTTTAGTGTGCAGGGGCTACGCTGGCGGCTCGAGGCCCTCAGCACCGGTAAATCCTTCGCCGAGGTGGTGCTTTCGCACACCTTGCTGTATCGGGTCGAGCAGGTTTTGCTGATTCAGCGTAGCAGTGGCTTGCTACTGGCCCACCGGGTTGCCGAGGGCGTTAAGGTTCAGGACGGCGCTCTGGTCTCGGGGATGCTAACCGCCATCGGCGAGTTTGTGCGCGACTCCTTCGACCCCGAGGCGGGCCTCAACACGGTGAATTTTGGCGAGCGGGTTCTGGTGGTGGAGCAAAGCCCCCAGGCCATTCTGGCCGCAGTGGTGCGCGGGGTGCCCCCACAGGCCTTGCAGGAGCGCTTGCAGGACACCCTTTTGGAAATCCAAGTCCGTTTTGGCGAGGCCTTTAGCAGCTATAACGGCGACGATGCCGTTTTTGCCGAGACACATCCCCTGCTGGATGCCCTGCTGGAAGCCGAATACAAGCGCCCGGAGAGCCGCCGCCCCTATGCGCTATTGTTCATCCTGGGCCTACTGTTGCTCGGGCTTGGTGCTTGGGGCTATAGCAACTTCCAGGCCAGCCGGGCCTGGGACGCTTACCTAAAGCGCCTTTCCAGCACCCCCGGCATCGTCGTGACCGATACGCCCCGACGCTACGAGCTGCGGGGCCTGAAGGATCCCCTGGCCCTCGACCCGCTGGCCTTGCTGGAGGGCCTGCCGCTGCGCGCCGAGCGCATCCGGGCAGCCTGGCAGCCCTACCAGTCGCTCGAGCCCGAGATCGTGCTCAGGCGCATCCAGCAGCACATGGACACCCCCAGCACGGTGCAGTTGGCCTGGCGCGAGGGGGTGCTGGTGGTGAGCGGACGCGCCACCCCGGGCTGGCTCAGCCGCCTGCGCAACCTGGCCCCTTTGCTGGGGGTGACACAGCTCGATACCGCCCAGCTTGTGCTCGAGCCCCCCCAGAGGTAAGGTTATGGGGCTTATTGCGCCCAAGATGCTTTTGGGCGTAAACTGCACCCGCCTTTGCAGCAGGCCGCTTGGCAAGTATTCCGTTCTGGGACATCAGCAGGTGATATGGCAGGGGGCATCCGGTGATTCAAAAGAAAATATGCATGTTGGGTGCG from Meiothermus cerbereus DSM 11376 includes:
- a CDS encoding RuBisCO large subunit C-terminal-like domain-containing protein gives rise to the protein MHGLEATYRIESTPDQIEARAQALAVEQSIEMPPTAVRQPELLHEVLAQVASIQEAGEGQYRVVLRFAEQTTAFEAAGLLNVLFGNCALQEDVELLDLKLPPRLLSAFAGPRFGIAGLRQLANVYDRPLTCTALKPQGLSPTQLAELAYTFALGGIDIVKDDHGITNQPYAPFAERVWAIQKAIARANAETGGHTLYAPMLAGSPKTLSNNLAIARQAGVKVILTAPMLLGLPAFQELVEELGLAVLGHPAFAGLRIAPPLMFGKLFRLLGADAIIFPNYGGRFAYSSQTCLELAQAARSSWGPIRPALPVPAGGMTVERVEEMLGFYGPDTMLLIGGNLLAAGEKLLERTREFVQKVAASVEKI
- a CDS encoding cupin domain-containing protein; amino-acid sequence: MTSSKTKRAAHGYTWEDVEVLAYKSEGVAPFKGVTRQVLFNDPQLAAQWRYFEVAPGGHTTLERHQHVHAVMVIRGRGACLVGQEIHSIGLHDLIHIPPMTWHQFRASENEPLGFLCLVNAERDRPQLPGPEELRALRQNPAVAEFIQV